One window of the Candidatus Zixiibacteriota bacterium genome contains the following:
- a CDS encoding exported hypothetical protein (Evidence 5 : Unknown function): protein MCKSLKRKCLCSLSIPIALIVILVILTASLDSCVATNCYNAFKFHYKNSNYFASYLVKPQWEKAINVADSAFATEDMKDRSFRKLILPDDDRESIQVEYIPVIDSNYNISGQGIIYTISLKNNKITKTVKFP from the coding sequence ATGTGTAAGTCGTTGAAAAGAAAATGTCTCTGTTCCCTCTCGATACCTATTGCACTAATAGTAATATTGGTGATATTAACTGCGTCATTAGACTCTTGCGTTGCCACTAATTGCTATAATGCCTTCAAATTTCATTATAAAAATTCAAATTACTTTGCTTCATATCTTGTAAAGCCACAATGGGAAAAGGCGATTAACGTTGCGGATAGCGCCTTTGCGACTGAAGATATGAAAGATAGAAGTTTTCGAAAGTTGATTCTTCCTGATGACGACAGAGAATCGATACAGGTGGAGTACATACCTGTAATTGATTCAAATTATAATATCTCGGGTCAGGGGATAATATACACGATCTCATTGAAAAATAATAAGATTACAAAAACCGTAAAATTTCCCTGA
- a CDS encoding hypothetical protein (Evidence 5 : Unknown function): protein MNKLGLKVRPTPIFVCIPDDFYVYGGPKPEWSIAVTKADSVFRLNTSEVSKYKRRTARMDNLLIVEYYPQYEPDSGVIREFSFHIRMSLKDNSVIGAYWGS, encoded by the coding sequence ATGAATAAATTGGGGCTTAAGGTTCGCCCCACTCCCATATTTGTATGCATCCCCGACGACTTTTATGTATATGGCGGCCCCAAACCAGAGTGGTCTATTGCCGTGACAAAAGCCGACAGTGTATTTCGCCTTAATACAAGTGAAGTTTCCAAATATAAAAGAAGAACAGCCCGGATGGATAATCTACTGATTGTGGAATACTACCCGCAATATGAACCAGATTCCGGCGTCATACGCGAATTTTCATTCCATATCCGAATGTCCCTTAAAGATAATTCAGTTATCGGCGCGTATTGGGGCAGTTGA
- a CDS encoding Periplasmic sugar binding protein of ABC transport system, with protein MLRRILGSALILTLLAALFGCGKSEKEAQAVNEKKAPAKMTIGVSLLTRTHPFYQDLEAGLKEAADAAGYELLITAGEFDVARQKDQLQDFIVRKVNAIIVCPCDSKSIGTAIKAANDAGIPVFTADIACLAEGVKVVTHVASDNVAGGRLAAQAVAKAINNTGKVAIIDHPEVESVIARVKGFEEELAKYPDIKMVAKLSGHGVKDQAFRTMEDILQAHPDLTAVFGINDDSALGALAAVEKAGKLGAVTIVGFDAVPEAREAIKAGKIYADVIQQPKVIGQKTIEAVQTYVSGGTVEPVILIPCALFTKDNAI; from the coding sequence ATGCTCAGGAGGATTCTAGGTTCGGCGCTGATTTTGACACTCTTAGCGGCCCTGTTCGGGTGCGGCAAAAGCGAAAAAGAGGCCCAGGCCGTAAACGAAAAAAAGGCCCCGGCCAAGATGACGATCGGGGTTTCGCTTCTGACCCGGACCCACCCCTTCTACCAGGATCTGGAAGCCGGCCTCAAGGAAGCCGCCGACGCCGCCGGATATGAACTTCTGATCACCGCCGGGGAGTTCGATGTCGCCCGGCAGAAAGACCAACTGCAGGATTTCATTGTCCGCAAGGTGAACGCCATAATTGTCTGCCCCTGCGATTCCAAATCGATTGGGACCGCCATAAAGGCGGCCAATGACGCCGGAATCCCGGTGTTCACGGCCGATATCGCCTGTCTCGCCGAGGGGGTGAAAGTGGTGACGCATGTGGCCTCGGATAATGTCGCCGGGGGACGTCTCGCGGCGCAGGCCGTGGCCAAGGCGATAAACAATACCGGCAAGGTGGCCATAATCGACCATCCCGAGGTGGAGTCGGTTATCGCGCGGGTGAAAGGGTTCGAGGAAGAACTGGCCAAATATCCTGACATCAAAATGGTGGCGAAACTGTCCGGCCACGGTGTCAAGGATCAGGCGTTTCGCACCATGGAAGATATTCTTCAGGCGCACCCGGATCTGACGGCGGTGTTCGGTATCAATGATGATTCGGCCCTGGGAGCGCTGGCGGCGGTGGAGAAAGCGGGCAAACTGGGGGCGGTGACGATAGTCGGGTTCGATGCCGTACCGGAGGCGCGCGAAGCGATCAAGGCCGGGAAAATCTACGCCGACGTGATTCAGCAGCCGAAAGTAATCGGGCAGAAGACGATCGAGGCGGTGCAGACCTATGTTTCGGGCGGGACCGTCGAGCCGGTCATCCTGATTCCGTGCGCGTTATTTACAAAGGACAATGCCATTTAA
- the rbsA gene encoding fused D-ribose transporter subunits of ABC superfamily: ATP-binding components (Evidence 2a : Function from experimental evidences in other organisms; PubMedId : 10428954, 3011793, 3086314; Product type t : transporter) yields the protein MPFNNNDISATTPLLRLKGIRKEFPGVVAVADGSLDLYRGEIHALVGENGAGKSTLIKVLMGVHKADRGEIVLSGEKVHFDSPIDAHRAGITTIYQEFTLVGTLSVRANLLLGQEKTRKGIIDNNYESESARRIFEQLGIKIDPEKRVDQLTVAEQQMVEIGRALLFDARVLVMDEPTAALTPREVQTLFGILRGLTANGIGIIFISHRLEEIFDIADRVTVMRDGRTIETRPVKEINRKRLIELMVGRPIEDEFPRPEHKIGEVRLRVQNLSGEKLENLSFEVRGGEILGLAGLMGAGRTEAARLIFGADKSTGGEIVLDGKNVSVRSPRDAIRNGISLLTEDRKGQGLVLKLSARDNFSLANLKSWSRLGWIDQKQETARFYERVKNLNIKISSAEQKAEDLSGGNQQKLLVARWLETDSQVVIFDEPTRGIDVGAKYEMYLLINELAAMGKAIVVISSDLPEVLGISDRIIVMKEGKIAGEIIDVRKASQEDVMALAV from the coding sequence ATGCCATTTAATAATAATGACATCTCCGCGACAACCCCGCTTCTGCGGCTGAAGGGAATTCGCAAGGAGTTTCCCGGTGTGGTCGCGGTGGCGGACGGTTCTCTCGATTTGTACCGTGGGGAGATTCACGCTCTGGTCGGCGAGAACGGCGCGGGGAAAAGCACCTTGATAAAAGTCCTAATGGGGGTGCATAAGGCCGACCGGGGCGAGATTGTTCTTTCCGGAGAGAAGGTGCATTTTGATTCTCCGATCGACGCACACCGGGCGGGAATAACGACTATTTACCAGGAATTCACTCTGGTGGGGACGCTGTCGGTCCGGGCCAACCTGCTTCTGGGGCAGGAGAAGACCAGAAAAGGGATCATCGATAATAATTATGAATCGGAGTCGGCCCGCAGAATTTTCGAGCAATTGGGAATTAAAATTGATCCGGAAAAGAGGGTTGACCAACTGACGGTCGCGGAACAGCAGATGGTCGAAATCGGGCGGGCGCTTCTTTTCGACGCCCGGGTGCTGGTCATGGATGAACCGACGGCGGCCCTGACACCGCGGGAAGTGCAGACTCTTTTTGGAATCTTGCGGGGGCTGACCGCCAATGGTATCGGGATAATTTTTATCAGTCATCGTCTGGAGGAAATTTTCGATATCGCCGATCGGGTCACGGTGATGCGCGACGGGCGGACGATCGAAACCAGGCCGGTTAAGGAAATAAATAGAAAGAGATTGATTGAACTGATGGTGGGACGTCCGATTGAGGATGAATTCCCGCGCCCGGAGCATAAAATCGGCGAGGTACGGCTCAGAGTGCAAAATTTGAGCGGTGAGAAATTAGAGAATCTTTCTTTCGAGGTCCGGGGCGGGGAAATTCTGGGATTGGCCGGCCTGATGGGAGCGGGACGGACCGAAGCGGCGCGTCTTATTTTCGGCGCCGATAAAAGCACCGGGGGAGAAATTGTTCTCGACGGGAAAAATGTTTCGGTCCGATCGCCGCGCGACGCGATACGAAACGGCATTTCGCTTCTGACCGAGGATCGCAAGGGGCAGGGACTGGTGCTTAAATTGTCGGCGCGCGACAATTTTTCGCTGGCCAATCTGAAATCATGGTCGCGCCTGGGATGGATCGATCAAAAACAGGAGACGGCCCGTTTTTATGAACGGGTTAAAAATCTGAATATAAAAATTTCTTCGGCGGAGCAGAAGGCCGAAGATCTTTCCGGCGGCAACCAACAGAAACTGCTCGTGGCGCGGTGGCTCGAAACCGATTCACAGGTGGTTATATTCGACGAGCCGACCCGGGGGATCGATGTTGGCGCTAAATACGAGATGTACCTTCTGATAAATGAACTGGCGGCGATGGGCAAAGCGATCGTGGTCATATCATCGGATTTGCCGGAAGTACTGGGAATCAGCGACCGGATAATCGTGATGAAAGAAGGAAAAATCGCCGGGGAGATAATCGATGTCAGAAAAGCGTCGCAGGAAGATGTCATGGCACTGGCGGTATGA